In the genome of Saccharomyces paradoxus chromosome VI, complete sequence, the window tgaaaaatctttcaaGAATGGTAATAAGCCGGACTTTATGTCATCCGTCATATGGACGACGCCACTAGGTTTACCAATTGTCCAGCCATATCGTgaagaaagcaaaaggcAAATTGAAACCAATTTGCAAACTGTCTTCATTAGTGATCCGTTTGCTGTCAACCCTGTTAATGCAAGAAGACAAAAGGCTGGTCTTCCACCGAATTTCATTCATTCACTGGATGCTTCACATATGTTGTTAAGCGCAGCAGAATGTGGAATGCAAGGACTAGATTTTGCATCTGTTCATGATTCTTATTGGACGCATGCATCTGATATAGACACCATGAATGTAGTATTAAGAGAGCAGTTTATCAAATTGCATGAGGTAGATCTGGTTTTGAGATTGAAGGAGGAATTTGACCAAAGGTATAAAAACTATGTCAAGATTGGAAAGTTGAAGAGATCTACGGATTTGGCTCAGAAGATTATTAGAATCCGCAAGGATCTATCCAAAAAATTAGGGAGAAGTACTACATTAGCAGATGAAATTTATTTCGAGAAGAAAAGGCAGGAGTTATTGAACAGTCCCCTAATAGAAGATAGAAACGTTGGTGAAAAGATGGCTACAACTGTATCATTATTTGAAGACGTCACGGATTTGGACGCACTTGAACTAGAAAACGGCGGAGATGAAAATAGCGGTATGAGTGTTCTTTTACCGTTGAGATTACCTGAAATCCCACCAAAAGGTGATTTTGACGTCACAGTATTAAGAGGCAgtcaatatttcttttcgtGAGCCGTGAACTACAAACTAAAATTTATTTgcgttttatttttatttaacttgtacatatatatacatatatactTAGCGTTTATCGTTtgcattatttttcattctttttgtttgtttattATTAAGGGTCTAAGTAGGAGTGACTGATGGTAACTGCTAATGATAATAGTGTCCACTTCTAATTATAGATAATTTTGCCctgtttttcaaaactttcaaTTAACGGTAGCAGTGGAGTCATTTCCTTTCTGTCAATGATCTTAAACTCTTTAGCAAAACTAATGAAATGGgagaaaaatgaattcCAATGGGCTTCTAATGACAAATGTACAATTTTGTCAAAATGGTGGTGATAAATATGTGCGAATATTCTGAACATTTGTACCATGATTCTCTGCACATCTCTCGAAAACTGCTGCGGGAATGGAAGCCCATTTTTGGTGGGAAATAAGTTCTTATCGTTCACTTTGTTATTTATCCATGTGAGGGCTAAATCTATGTACTGACTAGCTGGCAGTGAAACCTGTCTATTATTTGCATCTAGCCATAAATAATCTGTGTGAGGGCCAGCATTCATTGTTGGATACGCGTCAGGCGTTACGTACTCCGCTACTACTCCATAAAATTGATTCAGATTTGtgaagaattcaaaaacgTTCAACGCTATCCACTCTCCTAGGTCCACGTATTTGGG includes:
- the MOB2 gene encoding Mob2p (similar to YFL034C), encoding MSFFNFKAFGRNSKKNKNQPLNVAQPPAMNTIYSSPHSSNSRLSLRNKHHSPKRHSQTSFPAQKSTPQSQQLSSSTPQSQQLEASEKSESQQIMFLSEPFVRTALVKGSFKTIVQLPKYVDLGEWIALNVFEFFTNLNQFYGVVAEYVTPDAYPTMNAGPHTDYLWLDANNRQVSLPASQYIDLALTWINNKVNDKNLFPTKNGLPFPQQFSRDVQRIMVQMFRIFAHIYHHHFDKIVHLSLEAHWNSFFSHFISFAKEFKIIDRKEMTPLLPLIESFEKQGKIIYN